The Microbacterium sulfonylureivorans region TCGCGCAGCGTCGCGACGCTCGACAGGTCGAGGCTGATCCGCGCTCCGGAACGGACCGCGGTGGCCGCGGCATCCGTCAGCGCATCCCGCGAGGCGGGCGCCGCGAAGCCGTACAGCGGGAGGTGCACCCATCGGGCGCCGTCCAGCCAGGACGGGTCGATGGCCCCCAGCTCGGCGGATGCCCCCCGGTCGGTGATCATCGTGCGCTCTCCGACAGCGTCGACGAGCACGACGATCGCGCCCGTGCGTCCGCCGCGCTGCACGCGGACGTCGACCCCTGCTGCTTCGAGCTCGGCGACGAGGGCGCGTCCGATCGTGTCGTCGCCGACCCGGCCGATGAAGCGCGCCGGATGCCGCGGCGCGGCCGCCACCGCCACGTTGGCGGCGCTGCCGCCGCGGGTGATCCGCACCTCGGCCGGGTTGTCGGTGCCCCGCTCGAGCGACGAGCCTCCGAGCACGATGAGGTCTGCGACGAGGTCGCCGATGACGATGATCATCGGTCGCCGCCGGCGACGGCGAGGGCGATCCGGGCACCCAGCTCGACGTTCCCGCGGTACACCTCGACGTTGACGTCGAGGCTGCGGCCGCCGGTCTCGCGCTGCATGAAGTCGAGGAGGAACGGGGTCGTGTCGTGGCCGGCGATGCCCGCCGCCGCGGCGGCGGCGAGTGCGCGGGTGAGCACGTCGTCGTGGAGCGCGGGGTCGAGCTGACGGTCGGCGGGCACGGGATTGGCGACGAGGATCGTCGAACAGATCCCGAGCTCGTCGCGCACGGACGCGATGCCGGCGATGTCGGCGGGGGAGTCTACCGAGTAGTCGATGTCGTGGCCCGAGTCGGCGATGTAGAAGCCCGGGTAGTCCGTCGTGCGATACCCGATCACCGCGAGGTTGAGCGTCTCGAGTCGCTCGAGCGTGAGCGGGATGTCGAGGATCGACTTCACACCGGCGCTGACCACGATCAAGGGGAGGGACGCGAGGGTGCCGAGGTCCGCGCTCTCGTCGAAGGTCTGCTGCGCATCGCGATGCACCCCGCCCAGACCGCCTGTCGAGAACACCCGCACCCCGGCGCGATGGGCGAGGTAGCCCGTCGCCGCCACCGTCGTTCCCGCGCTGAGACCCTTGGACGCGATGACAGCGACGTCGCGAAGGCTGGCCTTCACCACGCCGTCGGCGTTCGAGAGCCGCTCGATCTCCGCCTCGGTCAGCCCCACGGTCGGCCGCCCGTCGACGATGCCGATCGTCGCCGGCGTCACGCCCAGGGACCGCACGCGTTCCTCCGCATCGAGGGCGACCTCGACGTTGCGAGGGCGGGGGAGGCCGTGGGTGAAGATCGTCGACTCCAGCGCCAGCACCGGGCGCCCGTCTTCGACAGCGGACTGCACGGCCGGTGAGACGGCAAGGCCACGAGAGGTCACGAGGCTCCTTCCAGGTCGGGATGAGAGCAACAGTACAAACATCGGATGCCTCGGCGCGGCCTTGCCGAGGCATCCGACCCTTGTCAACCCCCTGCCTGAGCCACGGGCGGTGCGAGAGGGTGTTCTCTCGGGGACACCGCGCCCCGAGAACAGGGGAGGGCCGATCGCCGTGCCCCCGGAAAGGAACCTCGCATGAGCATCGGAGCAGGAATCGCACTGTTCGCCATCGGCGCCATCCTGGCGTTCGCCGTGAACGTGGAGGTCGAGTGGGTGAACCTCGACATGATCGGCTACATCCTGATGGGCGCCGGACTGGTGATCTTCCTCGTCGGGATCGTCCTGATGGCGCGCCGCCGCCGGACCGAGTCGGTCACGCACACCGCCGTCGACCCGACGTCCAACGAGCGGGTCACACGCCGGTCGACCAGCGCTCCCGACGACGTGGCAGGTCTCTGACACACGGCAGCACAGACCACCCGCAGCGGGGCGAGCCTCAGGGCGCGCCCCGCTTCCGCTGTTCCGGAAGGATGAGGCCCGGCGCACCGAGCTCCGAGCTAGGCCGGCGGCGCGCCGAGGAAGCCCCGAAGCGCGTCGACCCCGTCCATGGCGACGGGGGAGCCGAGGATCGTGGCGTGCTGCTCTCTCAGTCGCCCCCACTGCTCCCGCGTCATCCGGAAGTTGTGGTGGAGCGCGGCCACGCCCTCGCGGGAGACCAGCACCGATCCGTTCTCCTCGTACCCCAAGCGCCGCGTGACACCGTTCGAGGCGGGGTTGTCCGCGAACGCACCGGTCGCCGCCTCGCGGGCGGCCAGACCGGCGAACGCGAGATGCAGCGCCAGCACACGCATCCGTCGGCCGATCCCGCGCCCCTGATGGGCGAGCCCGAGCCAAGAGCCGGTGGTCACGCGCCGGAGCACGGGCCACTCGTGCGCGACGAGCCCTTGAACGCCGACCGGCTCTCCGTCGATGAGCACCCCGAGCTCGAGCACGAATTTCGCGGGGGAGACCTCTGCCCGCATCTTCCACTGATAGGCGAGGACGCTGCGGGCTACCTCATCGGGGGTGCCGCGCGTCCACGGGTGCTCGAACGGCATGGCATCGGGCGCGTGGACGCCGCGCGCCGCGAGCTCCGCCAACTCGAGCAGCAGATCGTCGTCGATCCAGCGCAGCTCGAGGTCTCCGCTGCGCACGCGGACGCCGGCGGCCGGCCAGAGACGGATCAGGTCTTCCGATGAGGACATCCCGGCAGTCTGCCACCTGGCGCGCGCCGATTCCTGCCGTCAGACGCCTGCGGAGCGACGCGATCCTGGCGCCGCATCCCGATCCGGGTTCATTCCGTCGCTGCCGGGCTACGAGCCCACGGCGGGGCTGACTGCGCGGTATGCCTTCCGGAATCCCTGGACCACATCCAGGATCGCGACGCCCACGATGATGAACGGGATGACCCGGAGGAAGATCTCGAGTGCGGGAACGACCTCGGCGAACGCCTCGCGGAACTGCGCGCTGAGAACCTGATCCGTCGCGATGAGCGCCACGGCCGGCACGGTGAACGCGAGATTGAGCAGGACGTTGATCCACGCGAGGGCCCACGTCCAGTGTCCCGTCGCATACAGGACGAGCGCGAACGCCATCTCCAGCACCGCCAGCACGATGAACCAGGGGAGCCAGAACGACCAGAGCGCAGGATCGAGCACGGGGATGCCCTCACCGCCGGCCGTCTCCACCACCCAGATGTTCTGCTGCCACACGATGAGCCCGATGAAGAGCAGGTAGGCCAGCAGCGCGAAGATCGTCTCCCCGAGACCGACGTTCGCCGTGGGCACCTCCGGAAGATCGGAAGGATCCCACGCACTCGGCCGGCGCCGACGGCCCCTGGAGGTTCGCTCCACCACGGCGAACGCGACCGTGATCCAGAAACCGACCTGCACGGCGACCGTGATGGCCACGGTCAGGGCCGACAGCACAGCGCGCCACACATCGGCCCCGGCGATCGCCTGAACGAGCAGAAGCGCGCCGAAGACGCTCGGCGTGACTGCAGAGAGCACGATGATCATCAGGCGGCGGTAGTCGAAGAAGTACGTCGGCCCGATCAGATACGCGGGTCGGTCGGACACATCTGCGGCTCTTCGATCCGGATCCCCGAACTCGCCCACGGTCTGCGCCTCCGCAGCTCCCGTCTCGGTGCCTGCCGCAACCTTGGCCGCCATCCGCGCCGCCATCTCCGATCTCAGTTCCCGGTCCACGGTCGTGCGTCGTTCGTGCGGAACACGCCGGAGAACCGCCCAGACATATCGGTCGGTGAGCGTATCCATGTCGACTCCTGTCGCAGGGCGCCAGGTCGGCAGCCGCTCACACGCTACGGCCGCGACATCGTCGCGACCGGGTCTTTGGACCCGCGGGGAGGGACCAGCGCCCGACAGCCCTGGGCGGCCGCTCGCGTCATCTTCCCGTGAATTGACATAATGTGCATTATCGGCGTTACCCGAATGGTCCGAGATGACGCAGGCGCGCAGCATCCCGCTCGTACATCGCCGCATGATCGAGGAAGTCCACTCGCGCTGTCTCTCTCGCGCGCCCGCGAGTAAACGCCGCGAGTTCGTCGAGACGACCGGCCGCGGCAGCCCGCACATCGTCGGGCGCGAATGAGATGCCGTAGGCGTCGATGAGCAACCGCAGTCTGCGTTCGCGATCGAGTTGATCGCTGTCCGCAGCATCCTCCGCATACGGGACGATCCGATACGCGAGGTATGCGAGGTCCCACAGACGCGACCCCGGCGAGGCGAAGTCGAAATCGATGACGCCGACGAGCGCACCGGCGCGCACGATCAGGTTGTAGGTGGCGAAGTCGTTGTGGCAGATCACCTGGGCGGGCGCGTGCCGAGGTGATCGCCACGACAGTCCCGTATCGGCGACCAGCGGCACGCTCGCGTCGTGGATGCTCCGGAGCAGGCCGGCGGCCGCTCCGAGGATTCCTTCGGACCACCGCACGTCGGGCTCCGCGTCCGCGAGCACGGCGCCGTCGAGATACGTGAGGATCTCGCGGCCGCGCTCGTCGATTCCGAGCGCTCTGGGCACTCCGGCGATCCCCGCGGCCTCACACGCGTCGAGCCACGCATGCACAGCCGGCGTCCACGGACCCGCGACTCTCCGAACGGTGTCGTCGACTCGCATCACGGGGTCCATGTTGCCGCCGGAGAGTTCCTGTTCCACCTCCCCATGGTGACAGGGCGCGACCTCGCGAAGCGCTCATCACCCCGATCGAGTGATTGCCGCGGCATCCGCTGCCTGCGAGAATTCCCGATACTCGTGGGAGACCGTCGCCGGTGGTCCCTGAAGGGGGTGGGAATGGGCACAGCGTCGAGCCCGGGGGTACAGCCTCGCACGCGTGCTTGGGCGGTGATCGTCGTGGGCGCGCTGATCGGCGCCCTCGCCACTGCTCTGCCTGCGCCCCCTGATGCGTCGACACCGGCCGTCGCCGCGCCCGGCGACCCTGGAGAACCCGCTCCCCCGACGGTCGTGTACGACGAAGGGTTCGAGAACGCTCCGGACAGCGGTTTCCCGCTCCTGCTGACCAGCTACGTCTCGAGCGTCGGCGGCACGTACACGGCCGATCCGGCATGGGCGTCGTACCCGAACTGCAATGGCTTCATCATGTCCACGACGAATACGCAGAGTCCCGGCTCGTGCGGCAACGAGGCGATCGGATACGCCTCGCTCCGCAAACTCGCGTATGCGCTCGGCACCATCAACGGCTCAGCTGACGCCGGCACCAACAGCATCAACGCCGCCTACACGTACAACAACGCCGCAAACAACGCTATCGAGTTCGAGACGGTGACACCGATCCAGCTCGCCACACCATCCCGCTATCTCACGTTCTCCGTCAACGCCGCCGCGACGAACTGCTACAGCTACCACCCGCGACTCCAATTCCATGTGAGGAGCGGCTCCCCCGCCGTCGAGACGCCCCTCGGCGGCGTCATCGATCCGTGCTCGGATCCCCGGTCACAGGTCCTGAGCACCGGTCCGATCACCGGCGGCTCCACTCAGCCATACCGAGGCGGCTCGTTCCCGGCGTCCGCCTCGTTCGTCACGACGTCGAGCTCGATCGGCATCGTGATGCGAAATCTCACCGGAACGGGCGCGGGCAATGACGGGGCGTTCGACGACATCCGCATCCTCGACGTCACCCCCTCGCTCGACAAGTCGTTCTCGATGCCCGACATCAGCGGTCGGTCGAGGCTCACCTTGACTGTGACCAACACCGACGAGCTGGCGTCGAAGCTGGGGTGGTCGGCGACGGATACACTCCAACCCGGTCTCGTCGTGGCGAGCCCCTCCAACGCCTCATCCACGTGCGCGAACGGGAGCGTCACCGCCACGTCCGGCGCGAGCACGATCTCGGTGGCGGGCGATCTCACGACCGGCATGGCGTTCTGCACGTTCACCGTCGACGTCACGACCGCGACCACACCGACCCTCGAAGCTCCGCAGAGCTACCAGAACTGCGCTAGCGACCTCTCTCCGCTCGTCGGCCTCGACCCGCCCGACGTGTGCGCCACCGTCACCTTCTTCGCTCCCCCGCAGCTGCAGATCGACAAGACGACCACCGCGACGACGGCGTCCAAGGCGGGCGACACCGTGACCTACGCCGTGACACTCAGCAACATCGGCGGCACGGCGTACACCGTCGCCCAGCCTGCGTCCTTCTCGGACGATCTCGCCGGGATCCTCGATGATGCCGCGTACAACGGCGACGCCACCGCGTCAGGAGGCGCACCGCCACCGACATATTCCGCGAGCACCCTCAGCTGGACGGGACCTCTCGCAGCCGGGGCATCCGTGACCGTCTCGTACTCCGTGGAGCTCACGCTCGCCGGCGACGGCGTCCTGCAGAACACCGCGACCGTTCCGGACGGTCCGTCCGCGACATCCACCGTGGCGATCCCCCTCCAGCCCGCACTCTCGCTGGTGAAATCCGCAACGCCCTCGGACGAGCCAGGCTACGTTCTGGGCGCCGTCATCTCCTATGCCTTCGTGATCACGAACACCGGCAACGTCGCGATCACGGACCTCTCCCTGACCGAGGACCAGTTCACGGGAGTCGGACCCGTCTCCACATTCACCTGCGCTTTCGCCCCCGTGCTCATGCCCGGCAGCCAAGTCGTGTGCACTGCCACGTACACGTTGCAGCAGCCCGACATCGATCAGGGCGGTGTCGACAATGCCGCGACGGCGAGGGGTGTCGACCCTGACGGCGCAGTCGTCGTTTCGAACCAGTCCAGCGTCGCCACGCCGGCGCCCGCGACACCTGCCCTGACGATCGAGAAGTCAGCCAGCGACGGGCCTTTCACGTCTGCCGGAGACCTCGTCGCCTATTCGTTCCTCATCACCAACACCGGGAATGTGACACTGACCGAGGTCGGTGTGGCCGAGGAGCCGGCCCTCTTCACAGGATCCGGGGTGGTCTCCCTCGCGGCCTGCCCGACGACGACCCTGATCCCCGGAGCCACCGTCACCTGCACAGCGACCTACCCGCTCACCCAGCAGGACGTCGACCAGGGCACGGTGGAGAACAGCGCGACCGCCGTCGCAGTGAGCCCCGCCGACGACGACATCGAATCGGCGCCTTCCACGGCGGTCGTCACCGTGGCGGCCGTCCCTTCGCTGTCGATCGTCAAGACCGCCGGACCGGGTGGCTTCACCCGCGCCGGCGAGGTGGTCAGCTACAGCTTCGTCGTGGTGAACACCGGCAATGTCACCCTCACGGACATCGCCGTCGAAGAGCTCACCTTCACCGGCACGGGCGGACCACTGACGATCGCCTGTCCCGCCGGATCAGCAAGCCTCGCGCCGGGCGACGACGTGACCTGCACCGCCGACTACAGCCTCACCCAGTCCGATATCGACTCCGGCTCAATAGCCAATTCCGCCATGGCCACCGCCGCGCCACCTGTCGGCCCTCGAACCTCGGCGATGCCCTCGCCGGTGCAGATCGCATTCGTCGCCGCTCCGGCGCTCGCCATCGACAAGACGTCGAGTCGCGCCACCGTCACCGCATCCGGTCAGTCGATCGACTACACCTTCGTGGTGACCAACAGCGGCAATGTCACCATCCGCGACGTCTCCATCGCCGAAGGCACCTTCACCGGCACGGGTGCCTTCTCGGCGATCCGGTGCCCTGCGGCCGAGTCCGCTGCACTTCCACCCGGGTCCCGCATCAGCTGCACTGCCACGTACACCACGACCCAAGACGACATCGACGGCAGTCCCGCACTCTATGCGGCCGCCACCCGAGCCCCCACCGACACGCTGTTCAATACGGCGGCGGCGACGGGCACTCCCCCCTCTGGCGTCAGCATCTCCTCGGCCGATGACACCGTCACGATCGCGATCGCTCCCACCACAGCCCTCGAGCTCATCAAGACCGTCGCCCCGATGACCGTGACGGGCGCCGGGAGCAGCGTCGACTACGCCTTCGAGGTCACCAACTCCGGCACCGCGACGCTCACCTTCCTCACCATCACCGAGACCGCGTTCACCGGCACCGGCACGCCGCCGCTTCCCCTCTGCCCCTCCGACGTCCTCGCGCCGGGCGCCACCGTGACCTGCACGGCCACCTACGTCACGACGGCCGCGGATGTCGCTTCCGGTCACGTCGACAACACCGCCACCGCCTCGGCTCTCGCTCCCGACCAGTCGACCGTCACCAGCGACGACGCGGATGCCTCCTTCACGATGCTCCTCCCGACGGAACCCTCCCCGTCCCCCTCGCTCCCGGCGCCCGGCCTCCCTGCGACAGGCCAGGGCAGTGTGACCGGACTGCTCGCGATCGGCGTCCTGGTCACGCTCCTGGGCAGCGCACTCCTCACATCGACCAAGCGGCGCGCGACCCACTGACCGGAACGAACGCCGCCCCGCGGGAGCTCGATTCGGTCCGAGCCCGCCGAGATCTCTAGTCTCGAATCATGTGGGAGTCGCTCACCGGGTTCGTCGTCGTGGGCGTGGCGATCCTCGTCGGGTGGATCATCGGCCGCATCGACCTCCTCGGCGAGCACGGTCGCCCGGTGCTCGCCCGCCTGACGTTCTTCGTGCTGTCGCCGTTCCTGCTGTTCGTCGTGCTCGCCCAGGCCGACGTCCGCACGCTGTTCTCGGCGCTCCTGCCGGTGTCGGCGATCACCGCGGTCACGATCATCGCCGCCTACACGCTGATCGCCCGGTTCGCGTGGAAGCGCTCGGTCGGCGAGACCGTCATCGGCGCATTGAGCGCCGGACAGGTCAACTCCAACAACATCGGCATCCCGCTGTCGCTGTACCTGCTGGGAAGCGCCGCATATCCCGCACCGGTGATCCTGCTCCAGCTGCTGATCTTCACACCGATCACGATGGCGATCCTGGATGCCGTGACCTTCGGTCGCGCGACGCTGTGGCGCTCGATCGCACGAACCGCGACGAACCCGATCGTCCTCGGCTCGGTGCTCGGAACCCTCGTATCGGTGACCGGCCTCGACCTCCCGCCGGTCGTCCTCGAACCCGCCGTGGTGGTCGCGAACGCGTGCGTACCGGTCCTGCTGATCAGTTACGGCATGTCACTCGTGGGCCAGCGCGTCCTCGCCCCGTCCGGACGGCGGCGTGACGTGATCCTCGCCACGGCGCTGAAGCTCGTCGCGATGCCGCTCCTGGCGTGGGTCGTCGCGGAGTTCGTCTTCGGACTCGGCGCGCAGGACGTCCTGATCGTGGTCGTCCTGGCCGCTCTCCCCACCGCGCAGAACGTGTTCAACTACTCACAGCGGTACGACGTCGGCGAGACGATCTCGCGCGACACCGTCTTCCTCACGACAGTGGGCTGCCTGCCTGTGCTGATCGGCGTCACGCTGCTGCTCGGCTGATCCGCTCAGTCCCGCGAGAGCTCCCGCAGCATGCCGAAAACGATCCGGATGCCGCCGCCGGCACGCAGCACCGTGAGGAGCGTGTGCGTGCACGAGCGGCAGCGCACGATCGCCCCGGCCTCATCCAGCTCGACGACGGTCTCGGCGAGCCGTGCCGCCGCACCGCAGCCGCCGCACACGCCCACGAGTGTCGTGGCGTCGCCCGCGAACACATCGGACAGCAGCCCCGCCAGGGCATTGCCGTCGACGGTTGCCGTCGCATTCTCCGCACGCATCATGCGCCTCCGAACCGTTCGGTCTTGATCCTCTGCGGCGGATGCCCGAGTCGCACGAGCGCGTCGGCGACGTGCTCCACGAACCCCGTCGGCCCGCACACGTAGACGGTCGGCTCGCGCGCCGGATCCCACACCGCCGCCCGGATCGCCTGGTCATCGAGACGACCGACCCTGCCGGTCCACCCGTCCGGCGCCGCCCGTGTGAAGGCCCAGGTCACCGCCACTCCCCCGGATCCGGACGCTCCGTCGAGCTCCTCGCGATATATCGCGTCTTCGGCTCGACGCGCGGAGTAGAGCAGCCGGAAGGATGCCGCGGCCCCCGCATCCCGCGCGGCACGCGCCATCGCCATCAGCGGCACGATCCCCGAACCGCCGGCGACGAGCTGCACAGCGCCGGCTCCCCCGGGGCGCCAGACGAAGTAGCCGCCGAGGGGGCCCTTGACCTCGAGCTCGTCGCCGGGGATCACGTCGCGCACGAGGTACGGCGAGACCTCGCCGTCGGGGATCTCGTCGACGGCGAGCTCGATCGCCTCGCCGTCCCCGTAGGAGCCGAGCGAATAGGACCGCTCGGCCTGGTATCCGTCCTCTGCGGTCAGGCGGATGTCGACATGCTGCCCCGCGTCGCTCCCCGGCCAGCCGGGGACCGCGAGACGCAGGACACGAGCGCTCGGCGTCGCATCCTCGACGGATTCGATGCGCGCGGCCCGCCACCCGCCGACGGTCACCAATACCGCTCCTCGGTCCACGGATCGCCGTGCATGTTATAGCCGTTCTGCTCCCAGAAGCCCGGCTCGTCCTGATCCATGAGCGTGAGGCCGCGCACCCACTTGGCGCTCTTCCAGAAGTACAGATGCGGCACCAGAAGGCGCGCGGGGCCCCCGTGCTCGGGGTCGAGCGGCTCGCCGTCGAACTCGAAAGCGACCCACGCCTTCCCTCCGAGCAGGTCGTCGAGCGCGAGGTTGGTCGTGTAACCGCCGTACGAGTGGGCCATTGCGAACGACGCATCCGTCTCGACGTGGTCGAACACCGCGTCGAGGGACACCCCCCGCCACGAGGTGCCGAGCTTCGACCATCGCGTGACACAGTGGATGTCGGTCGAGACGTCCTCCGGGCCGAGCGCGAGGAACTCGTCCCAGGACCACGACACGTCGTCGCCTGATTCGCTTCGGACGGAGAACGACCACTCGGCGGTGTCGATGCGCGGCGTCGGGCCGGCGGAGAGCACCGGGAAGTCGTCCGTCAGGTACTGACCCGGCGGGAGCTGCGGATCGCTCTCGCGGCGTCGCGCGCCGAAGCCCCTCGAGAAGACTGCCATCGTGT contains the following coding sequences:
- a CDS encoding DUF6510 family protein codes for the protein MRAENATATVDGNALAGLLSDVFAGDATTLVGVCGGCGAAARLAETVVELDEAGAIVRCRSCTHTLLTVLRAGGGIRIVFGMLRELSRD
- a CDS encoding AEC family transporter, whose product is MWESLTGFVVVGVAILVGWIIGRIDLLGEHGRPVLARLTFFVLSPFLLFVVLAQADVRTLFSALLPVSAITAVTIIAAYTLIARFAWKRSVGETVIGALSAGQVNSNNIGIPLSLYLLGSAAYPAPVILLQLLIFTPITMAILDAVTFGRATLWRSIARTATNPIVLGSVLGTLVSVTGLDLPPVVLEPAVVVANACVPVLLISYGMSLVGQRVLAPSGRRRDVILATALKLVAMPLLAWVVAEFVFGLGAQDVLIVVVLAALPTAQNVFNYSQRYDVGETISRDTVFLTTVGCLPVLIGVTLLLG
- a CDS encoding DUF7507 domain-containing protein, with amino-acid sequence MGTASSPGVQPRTRAWAVIVVGALIGALATALPAPPDASTPAVAAPGDPGEPAPPTVVYDEGFENAPDSGFPLLLTSYVSSVGGTYTADPAWASYPNCNGFIMSTTNTQSPGSCGNEAIGYASLRKLAYALGTINGSADAGTNSINAAYTYNNAANNAIEFETVTPIQLATPSRYLTFSVNAAATNCYSYHPRLQFHVRSGSPAVETPLGGVIDPCSDPRSQVLSTGPITGGSTQPYRGGSFPASASFVTTSSSIGIVMRNLTGTGAGNDGAFDDIRILDVTPSLDKSFSMPDISGRSRLTLTVTNTDELASKLGWSATDTLQPGLVVASPSNASSTCANGSVTATSGASTISVAGDLTTGMAFCTFTVDVTTATTPTLEAPQSYQNCASDLSPLVGLDPPDVCATVTFFAPPQLQIDKTTTATTASKAGDTVTYAVTLSNIGGTAYTVAQPASFSDDLAGILDDAAYNGDATASGGAPPPTYSASTLSWTGPLAAGASVTVSYSVELTLAGDGVLQNTATVPDGPSATSTVAIPLQPALSLVKSATPSDEPGYVLGAVISYAFVITNTGNVAITDLSLTEDQFTGVGPVSTFTCAFAPVLMPGSQVVCTATYTLQQPDIDQGGVDNAATARGVDPDGAVVVSNQSSVATPAPATPALTIEKSASDGPFTSAGDLVAYSFLITNTGNVTLTEVGVAEEPALFTGSGVVSLAACPTTTLIPGATVTCTATYPLTQQDVDQGTVENSATAVAVSPADDDIESAPSTAVVTVAAVPSLSIVKTAGPGGFTRAGEVVSYSFVVVNTGNVTLTDIAVEELTFTGTGGPLTIACPAGSASLAPGDDVTCTADYSLTQSDIDSGSIANSAMATAAPPVGPRTSAMPSPVQIAFVAAPALAIDKTSSRATVTASGQSIDYTFVVTNSGNVTIRDVSIAEGTFTGTGAFSAIRCPAAESAALPPGSRISCTATYTTTQDDIDGSPALYAAATRAPTDTLFNTAAATGTPPSGVSISSADDTVTIAIAPTTALELIKTVAPMTVTGAGSSVDYAFEVTNSGTATLTFLTITETAFTGTGTPPLPLCPSDVLAPGATVTCTATYVTTAADVASGHVDNTATASALAPDQSTVTSDDADASFTMLLPTEPSPSPSLPAPGLPATGQGSVTGLLAIGVLVTLLGSALLTSTKRRATH
- a CDS encoding phosphotransferase, translated to MEQELSGGNMDPVMRVDDTVRRVAGPWTPAVHAWLDACEAAGIAGVPRALGIDERGREILTYLDGAVLADAEPDVRWSEGILGAAAGLLRSIHDASVPLVADTGLSWRSPRHAPAQVICHNDFATYNLIVRAGALVGVIDFDFASPGSRLWDLAYLAYRIVPYAEDAADSDQLDRERRLRLLIDAYGISFAPDDVRAAAAGRLDELAAFTRGRARETARVDFLDHAAMYERDAARLRHLGPFG
- a CDS encoding sulfite oxidase-like oxidoreductase, with protein sequence MAVFSRGFGARRRESDPQLPPGQYLTDDFPVLSAGPTPRIDTAEWSFSVRSESGDDVSWSWDEFLALGPEDVSTDIHCVTRWSKLGTSWRGVSLDAVFDHVETDASFAMAHSYGGYTTNLALDDLLGGKAWVAFEFDGEPLDPEHGGPARLLVPHLYFWKSAKWVRGLTLMDQDEPGFWEQNGYNMHGDPWTEERYW
- a CDS encoding DUF6458 family protein, which codes for MSIGAGIALFAIGAILAFAVNVEVEWVNLDMIGYILMGAGLVIFLVGIVLMARRRRTESVTHTAVDPTSNERVTRRSTSAPDDVAGL
- a CDS encoding carbohydrate kinase family protein, which encodes MIIVIGDLVADLIVLGGSSLERGTDNPAEVRITRGGSAANVAVAAAPRHPARFIGRVGDDTIGRALVAELEAAGVDVRVQRGGRTGAIVVLVDAVGERTMITDRGASAELGAIDPSWLDGARWVHLPLYGFAAPASRDALTDAAATAVRSGARISLDLSSVATLRELGGDVLQRIVRTVSPAVVFANEDESRTAEELGLDLGDAVSVVKRGGDPVLVSHDGERFDVAVERVDDVLDSTGAGDAFAAGYIAHALSGAGPRESARAGSVLAMGALRRAGAL
- a CDS encoding pseudouridine-5'-phosphate glycosidase, which codes for MTSRGLAVSPAVQSAVEDGRPVLALESTIFTHGLPRPRNVEVALDAEERVRSLGVTPATIGIVDGRPTVGLTEAEIERLSNADGVVKASLRDVAVIASKGLSAGTTVAATGYLAHRAGVRVFSTGGLGGVHRDAQQTFDESADLGTLASLPLIVVSAGVKSILDIPLTLERLETLNLAVIGYRTTDYPGFYIADSGHDIDYSVDSPADIAGIASVRDELGICSTILVANPVPADRQLDPALHDDVLTRALAAAAAAGIAGHDTTPFLLDFMQRETGGRSLDVNVEVYRGNVELGARIALAVAGGDR
- a CDS encoding GNAT family N-acetyltransferase; this encodes MSSSEDLIRLWPAAGVRVRSGDLELRWIDDDLLLELAELAARGVHAPDAMPFEHPWTRGTPDEVARSVLAYQWKMRAEVSPAKFVLELGVLIDGEPVGVQGLVAHEWPVLRRVTTGSWLGLAHQGRGIGRRMRVLALHLAFAGLAAREAATGAFADNPASNGVTRRLGYEENGSVLVSREGVAALHHNFRMTREQWGRLREQHATILGSPVAMDGVDALRGFLGAPPA
- a CDS encoding FAD-binding oxidoreductase; translation: MTVGGWRAARIESVEDATPSARVLRLAVPGWPGSDAGQHVDIRLTAEDGYQAERSYSLGSYGDGEAIELAVDEIPDGEVSPYLVRDVIPGDELEVKGPLGGYFVWRPGGAGAVQLVAGGSGIVPLMAMARAARDAGAAASFRLLYSARRAEDAIYREELDGASGSGGVAVTWAFTRAAPDGWTGRVGRLDDQAIRAAVWDPAREPTVYVCGPTGFVEHVADALVRLGHPPQRIKTERFGGA